The following are from one region of the Planctomycetota bacterium genome:
- a CDS encoding GspE/PulE family protein translates to MQNLTTSPAPDAHLSATNGTTHAGGPTPGVVALQRKPEVDPAAAALVPGDQAVRLGAIPYAFDRGRLLVAMLDAADIAAGDEISVCVGKPVTRVGIVREAFAELLRDVHGITAAQMAARLGGGVAGDDLVGNLEAIEAADLHRMAEQPSLINLVNLVILEAIRARASDVHIEPFEKKLAVKYRVDGVLVEQEPPPKQLQAAITSRVKIMAGMNIAERYAPQDGHISLRFEGRKIDIRVSTVPTLYGESVVMRILDKESITLDLAALGMREPDRNGMQKLIDLPHGMVLVTGPTGSGKTTTLYAALTKLYDPTLKIITIEDPVEYELAGVNQIPVNPKRGLTFADGLRSILRQDPDVIMVGEIRDYETAEISVRAALTGHLLFSTLHTNNALSAAGRLLDMGVEPFLLSSVLEGILAQRLGRRVCQACKTPEPLAEELHHRILPKELAMFRGGMGWRGAGCEKCGGKGMRGRVGYFELVLTTPALRTGISQRQGMQELVRHVQPGFTTMRRDGMIKAAEGLSTVDEVLRATQDADEGAE, encoded by the coding sequence ATGCAGAACCTGACGACATCTCCCGCGCCCGACGCGCACCTCTCCGCTACGAACGGAACCACCCACGCCGGGGGCCCGACGCCGGGTGTCGTCGCGCTGCAGCGCAAGCCCGAGGTCGACCCCGCGGCGGCGGCGCTCGTGCCGGGCGATCAGGCTGTGCGCCTGGGCGCGATCCCCTACGCGTTCGACCGCGGGCGCCTTTTGGTGGCGATGCTGGACGCGGCGGACATCGCGGCGGGCGATGAGATCTCCGTGTGCGTGGGCAAGCCGGTCACCCGCGTGGGCATCGTGCGCGAGGCGTTCGCGGAGCTGCTGCGCGACGTGCACGGCATCACCGCGGCGCAGATGGCCGCGCGACTCGGGGGCGGTGTCGCGGGCGACGATCTGGTCGGCAACCTGGAGGCGATCGAGGCGGCGGACCTGCACCGCATGGCGGAGCAGCCCAGCCTCATCAACCTGGTCAACCTCGTGATCCTCGAGGCGATCCGGGCGCGCGCCAGCGACGTGCACATCGAGCCGTTCGAGAAGAAGCTCGCCGTCAAGTACCGCGTGGACGGGGTGCTGGTGGAGCAGGAGCCCCCGCCCAAGCAGCTCCAGGCGGCGATCACGAGCCGCGTGAAGATCATGGCGGGCATGAACATCGCCGAGCGCTACGCGCCCCAGGACGGGCACATCTCGCTGCGGTTCGAGGGGCGCAAGATCGACATCCGCGTGAGCACCGTGCCGACGCTTTACGGCGAGAGCGTGGTGATGCGCATCCTCGACAAGGAGTCGATCACGCTCGACCTGGCGGCGCTGGGCATGCGCGAGCCCGACCGCAACGGGATGCAGAAGCTCATCGACCTGCCGCACGGGATGGTCCTCGTGACGGGGCCCACGGGCAGCGGCAAGACGACGACGCTGTACGCGGCGCTCACGAAGCTGTACGACCCGACGCTCAAGATCATCACCATCGAGGATCCCGTCGAGTACGAACTCGCGGGGGTCAACCAGATCCCCGTGAACCCCAAGCGGGGCCTCACCTTCGCCGACGGGCTGCGGAGCATTCTGCGCCAGGACCCGGACGTGATCATGGTGGGCGAGATCCGCGACTACGAGACGGCGGAGATCAGCGTGCGGGCCGCCCTGACCGGGCACCTGCTGTTCAGCACGCTGCACACGAACAACGCGCTCTCGGCGGCGGGGCGCCTGCTGGACATGGGCGTGGAGCCCTTCCTGCTCAGCAGCGTGCTGGAGGGGATCCTCGCGCAGCGCCTGGGGCGTCGCGTGTGCCAGGCGTGCAAGACGCCCGAGCCGCTGGCCGAGGAACTGCACCACCGCATCCTGCCGAAGGAACTGGCGATGTTCCGGGGCGGGATGGGATGGCGCGGGGCGGGGTGCGAGAAGTGCGGCGGGAAGGGCATGCGGGGGCGCGTGGGCTACTTCGAACTGGTGCTGACCACGCCCGCGCTGCGCACGGGCATCTCGCAGCGTCAGGGGATGCAGGAACTGGTGCGGCACGTGCAGCCCGGGTTCACGACGATGCGGCGCGACGGGATGATCAAGGCGGCGGAAGGGCTCTCGACGGTCGACGAGGTGCTCCGCGCGACGCAGGACGCGGACGAGGGCGCCGAATAG